From Desulfitibacter sp. BRH_c19, the proteins below share one genomic window:
- a CDS encoding nicotinate-nucleotide--dimethylbenzimidazole phosphoribosyltransferase, whose amino-acid sequence MKLMKETLEKIVRTNPEVGVEAQNRLDNLTKPPGSLGVLEKIAVKLARIQNNPMPTLGDKVVMTMAGDHGVVEEGVSAFPQEVTPQMVLNFLYQGAAINVLTKHAGSRVIVTDVGVAGETINHPDLNNCRIRSGTRNMAKESAMTEEEAVAAIEVGIKMVNKEIDNGATLVGTGEMGIGNTTPSSAILACFSGKDIELLTGRGTGVNDAGLVKKQQVIRKALEVNKPDASNPLDVLQKVGGLEIAALTGVILGASARRIPVVIDGFISTAAALIAYNMKNECKEYMLASHVSQEPGHKIMLDMMELQPVLYLDLRLGEGTGAALAFHLIEASVKIIHEMATFAEAGVSNKQ is encoded by the coding sequence ATGAAACTTATGAAAGAAACGCTAGAAAAAATTGTCAGAACTAATCCAGAGGTAGGAGTAGAAGCACAAAACAGATTGGATAATCTAACGAAGCCACCTGGGAGTTTGGGAGTATTAGAAAAAATAGCAGTAAAGCTTGCCCGTATCCAGAATAATCCAATGCCAACTTTAGGCGATAAAGTAGTTATGACAATGGCAGGTGACCATGGAGTAGTAGAAGAAGGTGTTAGTGCTTTTCCACAAGAAGTAACTCCCCAGATGGTACTAAACTTCCTTTACCAGGGTGCGGCTATAAATGTATTAACAAAGCATGCTGGGTCCAGAGTGATAGTAACTGATGTAGGAGTTGCAGGAGAAACAATTAATCATCCAGACTTAAATAATTGTAGGATTAGAAGTGGCACAAGAAATATGGCTAAGGAATCTGCAATGACAGAAGAAGAGGCTGTTGCAGCAATAGAAGTTGGAATTAAAATGGTTAATAAAGAAATAGATAATGGGGCTACTTTAGTAGGTACTGGTGAAATGGGAATTGGAAATACAACTCCTAGTAGTGCCATTTTAGCATGTTTTAGTGGAAAAGATATTGAACTTTTAACTGGAAGAGGTACTGGAGTAAATGATGCAGGATTGGTTAAAAAGCAGCAGGTAATTAGAAAGGCCCTTGAAGTAAATAAGCCGGATGCAAGTAATCCACTTGATGTCTTGCAGAAAGTGGGTGGTTTGGAGATAGCTGCTTTAACAGGTGTGATTCTAGGAGCATCTGCTAGAAGAATTCCCGTTGTAATTGATGGTTTTATCTCAACAGCAGCAGCACTGATAGCATACAATATGAAAAATGAATGTAAAGAATATATGCTAGCATCCCATGTTTCTCAGGAACCAGGACATAAGATTATGTTGGATATGATGGAACTACAGCCAGTACTATATTTAGATTTAAGGTTAGGAGAAGGCACAGGGGCAGCTTTAGCTTTCCACCTCATTGAAGCATCTGTTAAGATTATTCATGAAATGGCTACCTTTGCAGAGGCTGGAGTAAGCAATAAACAATAA
- a CDS encoding GntR family transcriptional regulator has product MQFTPIKPRKIYEQIVEQIKAMVTEGNLKPGDRLPSEREMADRLTVSRASVREALSALHLMGLVEIKSGEGTFIRQTSIDSIIEPLAMILLMERDTVLEILEVRKGLEVEAAGLAAMRHDKEDLGKMREALDEMHRDIESLEIGEKADWKFHYTIAQASRNVLLARLMNTVSDTIENTMRTSRQNLYATKNMPKTLLDAHEGIYEAISQGNSLEARRRMYEHLLMVENNIVME; this is encoded by the coding sequence ATGCAATTTACACCCATTAAACCCAGAAAGATATACGAGCAAATTGTGGAACAAATAAAGGCAATGGTAACAGAAGGAAACTTAAAACCTGGAGACAGACTACCATCGGAAAGAGAGATGGCTGACAGGCTTACGGTTAGTCGAGCTTCGGTTAGAGAGGCACTAAGTGCATTACACCTAATGGGCCTTGTTGAGATAAAATCCGGAGAGGGGACCTTCATTAGGCAGACCAGTATAGATTCAATTATTGAGCCATTAGCTATGATTTTATTAATGGAAAGAGATACAGTATTAGAAATATTAGAGGTGCGTAAGGGGTTAGAGGTTGAGGCAGCTGGGCTAGCTGCTATGAGGCATGACAAAGAGGACCTGGGGAAGATGAGAGAAGCCTTAGATGAGATGCACAGGGACATTGAATCTTTAGAAATTGGTGAAAAAGCAGATTGGAAATTCCATTATACAATAGCCCAGGCTTCCCGAAATGTATTATTGGCAAGGCTAATGAATACAGTATCAGATACCATTGAAAATACAATGCGTACCAGTCGCCAGAATCTTTATGCAACTAAAAATATGCCCAAAACACTCTTAGATGCACACGAGGGAATATATGAAGCAATATCACAAGGAAATTCACTCGAAGCTCGCAGGAGAATGTATGAGCATTTATTGATGGTAGAAAATAATATAGTCATGGAATAG
- a CDS encoding glycolate oxidase subunit GlcD: MDKNIINELTNLLGQGNVITDKESLHCYSYDATADMPSEMPDVVVTPSKKEQVVSIVKCAAKHKVPMYTRGSGTNLSGGTIPIKKGIVMSMLKMNNILEIDSENLTATVEPGVVIQNLNDAVAKHGLIYPPDPGTVTTATMGGSVAENSGGLRGLKYGVTKHYIMGLEVVLANGEVMKCGGKTVKNVTAYDMVKLFTGSEGTLGVTTEIIVKLIPAPEDRKSMLAVFNNLDDAAKTITGIIANKVIPATLEIMDNVTIRTVENYAKVGLPIDAEAVLLIEVDGIPEVVVKEAEAVAKVCKENNGELRIAETAEEREKLWTARRAALPSLAQVSPTTVLEDATVPRSKIPDMLKALKEIAKKYDLTIGTFGHAGDGNLHPTILTDERNKEEMERVHKAVDEIFTVALELGGTLSGEHGIGIAKMKYLEQEFGAVGIEAMKAVKRALDPDNIFNPGKIVNI; encoded by the coding sequence ATGGACAAAAATATTATTAATGAGTTGACCAACCTGCTGGGCCAAGGCAACGTGATTACTGATAAAGAATCTCTTCATTGCTATTCTTACGATGCTACTGCCGATATGCCATCAGAAATGCCTGATGTAGTCGTTACCCCGAGCAAGAAAGAACAAGTTGTAAGTATTGTAAAATGTGCTGCTAAGCATAAAGTGCCTATGTATACAAGAGGTTCTGGGACAAATTTAAGCGGAGGTACTATACCAATTAAAAAGGGTATAGTTATGTCTATGCTAAAGATGAATAACATCCTAGAAATAGATTCTGAGAACCTGACAGCTACTGTAGAACCAGGAGTTGTTATTCAAAATCTGAATGATGCAGTAGCTAAGCATGGCTTGATTTATCCACCAGATCCAGGAACAGTTACTACCGCAACCATGGGTGGCAGCGTGGCGGAGAACTCCGGTGGCTTAAGGGGCCTTAAATATGGTGTTACTAAACATTATATAATGGGTCTTGAAGTAGTTTTGGCAAATGGTGAGGTCATGAAATGTGGCGGTAAAACTGTGAAAAATGTTACTGCTTATGATATGGTTAAGTTGTTTACAGGCTCAGAAGGAACTCTAGGAGTTACTACTGAGATAATTGTAAAGCTAATACCTGCACCTGAAGACAGAAAAAGTATGTTAGCAGTATTCAATAATCTTGATGATGCAGCTAAAACAATAACAGGTATTATTGCTAATAAGGTTATACCTGCTACTTTAGAAATAATGGACAATGTAACTATTAGGACAGTCGAGAATTATGCTAAAGTTGGATTACCTATAGATGCAGAAGCAGTTCTATTAATAGAGGTAGATGGCATTCCAGAAGTGGTAGTTAAAGAAGCAGAAGCTGTAGCAAAGGTATGCAAAGAGAACAACGGCGAACTTAGAATAGCAGAAACTGCAGAGGAAAGAGAAAAGTTGTGGACTGCTAGAAGGGCAGCTTTACCGTCTTTAGCTCAGGTAAGTCCAACTACTGTTTTGGAAGATGCAACTGTTCCTAGAAGTAAAATACCTGATATGTTAAAAGCTTTGAAAGAGATTGCTAAAAAGTATGACTTGACTATTGGTACTTTTGGTCATGCAGGTGACGGGAATTTACACCCTACTATCCTAACTGATGAAAGAAATAAGGAAGAAATGGAAAGGGTGCATAAAGCTGTAGATGAAATCTTTACAGTTGCCTTAGAATTAGGTGGTACCTTATCAGGAGAGCATGGCATTGGAATAGCGAAAATGAAATATTTGGAGCAAGAGTTTGGAGCCGTAGGTATTGAGGCTATGAAAGCAGTTAAAAGGGCTCTGGATCCTGATAATATATTTAACCCTGGCAAAATTGTTAATATCTAA